A genomic window from Pygocentrus nattereri isolate fPygNat1 chromosome 22, fPygNat1.pri, whole genome shotgun sequence includes:
- the si:ch211-151p13.8 gene encoding UPF0687 protein C20orf27 homolog, translated as MATGRKSSTSKGGGVHFPDDAEEDPLSNSDDTQQDKVISAIAEPDGTYLVKVGFLRIQHKYEIVFTIPQVPTLGKDATLSPALRTMPKPRLRASRIIPRPEGGVKVVCEYSAQQEGVVQEELTLVNRSRRDSSIRVRVQARVMDRHHGTPMLLEGVRCLGTEKETATKTNDRKKI; from the exons ATGGCAACAGGAAGAAAAA GCTCAACATCCAAGGGCGGAGGTGTGCACTTTCCTGACGATGCGGAGGAGGACCCTCTCAGCAATAGCGATGACACACAGCAGGACAAGGTCATCTCAGCCATAGCGGAACCAGACGGAACATACCTGGTTAAG GTGGGGTTCCTAAGAATCCAGCACAAGTACGAGATTGTCTTCACTATTCCACAAGTCCCCACTCTGGGCAAAGATGCCACCCTGTCCCCGGCCCTTCGGACCATGCCCAAGCCACGCCTGCGGGCCTCACGCATCATTCCACGTCCTGAAG GTGGTGTAAAAGTGGTGTGTGAGTACAGTGCACAGCAGGAGGGAGTGGTCCAGGAGGAGCTCACTCTGGTTAACAGGAGCAGGAGGGACAGCAGCATCCGTGTCAGAGTGCAGGCCAGAGTGATGG ACCGCCATCATGGAACCCCCATGTTGCTGGAGGGAGTGCGGTGCCTggggacagaaaaagagactgCCACGAAAACCAATGACCGAAAGAAGATCTGA